The following coding sequences are from one Desulfonatronum thioautotrophicum window:
- a CDS encoding DUF433 domain-containing protein, with product MKQFNSSDFFDFSNKDDIRIKGTRVGIETILEDYMNAFSPEEISLRYPSLTLEQVYATITFYLHNQNEIDRYLEAWRQHAEETWLKQQRNPSPLIRRLQALKKHRQASHSKAA from the coding sequence ATGAAACAATTCAACAGTTCTGATTTTTTTGATTTTTCCAACAAGGACGACATCCGAATCAAAGGGACGAGGGTTGGCATTGAAACCATTCTGGAAGACTACATGAACGCTTTCAGCCCAGAGGAAATTTCTCTTCGCTACCCGTCACTCACCTTGGAACAGGTTTACGCGACCATCACGTTCTACCTCCATAATCAGAATGAGATTGATCGCTACCTTGAAGCATGGCGGCAACACGCCGAGGAAACATGGCTTAAGCAGCAACGCAATCCTTCACCACTGATTCGTCGACTTCAGGCACTCAAAAAACACCGCCAAGCCTCTCACTCCAAGGCCGCATGA
- a CDS encoding sigma-54-dependent transcriptional regulator, with protein MSTHILVLDDEQNYLLLLETLLGDEGHTVTALQDPELALAFLEESEVDVVITDMKMPKMSGQEVLEHVQKNYPHIPVLIMTAYGSIDAAVVAMRHGAFDYITKPFANDELVLSVRKAVQLALVQRRYSLLSENLEQRYGVHQIIGRSKPMLRVLELVDRAAPSKSTVLISGESGTGKELIAKAIHFASPRKKGPFISVNCMALNPGVLESELFGHEKGSFTGAVARKRGRFELAHGGTLFLDEVGELSQELQVKLLRVLQERSFERVGGTEPINVDIRIVTATNKDLQAAIQGGDFREDLFYRLNVVQIHLPSLRERREDIPLLAAHFLKKFTEDEACRVKGFTADAIDFLTAYEWPGNVRQLENVVERCVVMAGDDMIRVDDLPPEIRDEEAQFKSAVDLLPARLDLADTLEKIEAALIRRALVRTNFVQVKTADMLGISKSLLQYKLKKYKLTGN; from the coding sequence ATGTCCACTCACATACTCGTCCTTGACGACGAGCAGAACTACCTGCTCCTGCTGGAAACCTTGTTGGGTGACGAAGGCCACACCGTCACCGCGCTCCAGGACCCGGAACTGGCCCTGGCTTTCCTGGAGGAATCCGAGGTGGACGTGGTCATCACGGACATGAAAATGCCCAAAATGTCCGGCCAGGAGGTCTTGGAGCACGTCCAGAAGAATTACCCGCACATTCCGGTGCTGATCATGACCGCCTATGGATCCATCGACGCCGCGGTGGTGGCCATGCGCCACGGGGCCTTTGACTACATCACCAAGCCGTTTGCCAACGATGAACTGGTCCTTTCCGTGCGCAAGGCCGTGCAGCTGGCCCTGGTCCAGCGTCGTTACAGCCTGCTTTCGGAAAACCTGGAGCAGCGCTACGGCGTGCATCAGATTATCGGGCGCAGCAAGCCCATGCTCCGGGTCCTGGAGCTTGTGGACCGGGCCGCGCCCAGCAAAAGCACGGTGCTGATCTCCGGCGAGTCCGGGACCGGCAAGGAGCTGATAGCCAAGGCCATCCATTTTGCCTCTCCCCGCAAGAAAGGGCCGTTCATCTCCGTGAACTGCATGGCCCTGAACCCCGGTGTGCTGGAAAGCGAGCTGTTCGGCCATGAAAAGGGCTCCTTCACCGGAGCCGTGGCCCGCAAACGGGGACGCTTCGAGCTGGCTCACGGCGGCACGCTGTTTCTGGACGAGGTGGGCGAACTGTCCCAGGAATTGCAGGTCAAACTGCTGCGGGTGCTCCAGGAACGCAGCTTCGAGCGGGTTGGCGGCACCGAGCCCATCAACGTGGACATCCGGATCGTCACGGCCACCAACAAGGACCTGCAGGCAGCGATCCAGGGCGGGGACTTCCGCGAGGATCTCTTTTATCGCCTGAACGTGGTCCAGATCCATCTGCCCTCCCTGCGGGAACGCCGGGAGGACATTCCGCTGCTGGCCGCCCACTTTCTGAAAAAATTCACCGAAGATGAGGCCTGCAGGGTGAAGGGCTTTACCGCGGACGCCATCGACTTCCTGACCGCCTACGAGTGGCCTGGCAATGTTCGGCAACTGGAGAACGTGGTGGAGCGTTGCGTGGTCATGGCCGGCGACGACATGATCCGTGTGGATGATCTGCCCCCGGAGATCAGGGACGAAGAAGCCCAGTTCAAAAGCGCCGTAGACCTGCTCCCGGCCCGCCTGGATCTGGCCGACACCCTGGAGAAGATCGAAGCCGCCCTGATCCGTCGCGCCCTGGTCCGCACCAATTTCGTCCAGGTCAAAACCGCGGACATGCTCGGCATCTCCAAGAGCCTGTTGCAGTACAAGCTGAAAAAGTACAAGCTGACGGGAAATTAA
- a CDS encoding ATP-binding protein → MGTKIPFGPRPFQPVKFLSWSSLVLILAVNLMLSVFIANSARQTMLEKNQEFAILLAENLNHQIFQRFTLPTVIGFGRIELRQPAQFERLDQIVLSTIHSFHVLEVRIYDFDHEIAYSTNHELVGKREAAGKAVRQALDPGISSFELISRVSSWWAMFTLELAPESFVLRTTYPLRAERGFDPVAGPGPIMGALEFTQDITDDYEAVLLFQILILAASFASSLLLFSVLYLFIRRAAGTIAKRADEKERLERELHQNEKLASMGRTVASIAHEIRNPLGIIRSTAELLMKRSQSRDAEADPQQTRLLKAIYDESIRLSQTVNDFLDYARPRSPNKSRVVLSQILDQVLAFWEHEMGRSQVVVLREEIEGLSVMGDKDLLYRAVYNVLANALQAMNGPGTIRISTQKDAAHVTLSIHDSGPGIPPQLTDKIQDPFFTTKEKGTGLGLSIVSSILRSHNAHLELTNHPQGGAVVRMVFPANED, encoded by the coding sequence TTGGGAACCAAGATCCCTTTCGGCCCCAGGCCGTTTCAGCCCGTCAAATTCCTGTCATGGAGTTCTCTGGTCCTGATCCTGGCGGTGAACCTGATGCTTTCGGTGTTCATCGCCAACTCCGCCCGCCAGACCATGCTGGAAAAAAATCAGGAGTTCGCCATCCTTTTGGCGGAGAATCTCAACCACCAGATATTTCAACGCTTCACCTTGCCCACGGTCATCGGCTTCGGCCGGATTGAGCTGCGTCAGCCGGCCCAGTTCGAACGCCTGGACCAGATCGTCCTTTCCACGATTCATAGCTTTCACGTTCTGGAAGTGCGCATCTACGACTTTGATCACGAAATCGCCTATTCCACCAACCATGAGCTGGTGGGCAAACGCGAGGCCGCGGGCAAGGCCGTACGCCAGGCCCTGGACCCGGGCATCTCCAGCTTCGAGCTGATCAGCCGGGTTTCCTCGTGGTGGGCCATGTTCACCCTGGAGCTTGCCCCGGAAAGCTTTGTCCTGCGGACAACGTATCCCTTGCGGGCCGAACGTGGATTCGACCCGGTCGCCGGCCCGGGGCCGATCATGGGCGCCCTGGAATTCACCCAGGACATCACCGATGACTATGAAGCGGTCCTGCTCTTCCAGATTCTGATCCTGGCCGCCTCTTTTGCCTCCTCGCTGCTGCTGTTCTCCGTGCTGTACCTGTTCATCCGCCGGGCAGCGGGAACTATCGCCAAGCGGGCTGATGAAAAGGAACGCCTGGAGCGGGAACTGCACCAAAACGAGAAGCTGGCCAGCATGGGCCGGACCGTGGCCAGCATTGCCCACGAAATCCGCAACCCCCTGGGCATCATCCGAAGCACGGCCGAGTTGCTGATGAAACGCTCTCAATCCCGGGACGCGGAGGCAGACCCCCAACAAACCCGCTTGCTCAAAGCCATCTACGACGAATCCATCCGGCTCTCGCAAACCGTGAACGATTTCCTGGATTACGCCCGGCCCAGGTCCCCGAACAAAAGTCGCGTCGTCCTCTCCCAGATTCTGGATCAGGTCCTGGCCTTCTGGGAACACGAAATGGGGCGCAGTCAGGTGGTGGTGCTCCGCGAAGAAATTGAGGGTCTGTCGGTCATGGGGGACAAGGACCTGCTTTACCGGGCGGTCTACAACGTTCTCGCCAACGCCCTGCAAGCCATGAACGGCCCGGGAACGATCCGGATCAGCACGCAAAAAGATGCCGCCCATGTGACGTTGTCCATCCACGACTCCGGTCCGGGCATCCCGCCACAGCTCACGGACAAAATCCAGGATCCCTTTTTCACCACCAAAGAAAAAGGCACTGGCCTTGGCCTGTCCATTGTCAGCAGTATTTTACGCAGCCACAACGCCCACCTTGAATTGACCAATCACCCCCAAGGCGGCGCGGTAGTCCGGATGGTTTTTCCGGCCAACGAGGATTGA
- a CDS encoding pyridoxal phosphate-dependent aminotransferase — protein MRIAKKILSIPPSATLAVNAKAQELAAQGRKIISLAVGEPDFPTPKHVRQAAKDALDEGFTRYTPVPGIPALRKTVAAYFAGISGQDELPTEAIMVSNGGKHALYNLFQVLLNPGETVLIPAPYWVSYPPMVLLAEGKPVIIPSTPEKRFLITTEDLERHASPSARILVLNSPSNPTGCHYTQDELDTLIGWAMERDIFVISDEIYDQLVYAPARPSSAVSWWVRFPDKVAVVNGLSKSMAMTGWRIGYVLAHPDLVKAMVRVQGQSTSNVCSITQKAALAALTGPMDSLQEMRTAFQRRRDLALERITSWPGVVCPRPDGAFYLFPRLDALYTPQRNTSEALCTHVLEQAGVALVPGAAFGDDRCVRFSYALDDQTLVTALDLVQDALLND, from the coding sequence ATGCGCATCGCTAAAAAAATCCTTTCCATTCCCCCTTCGGCCACCCTGGCGGTGAATGCCAAGGCCCAGGAACTGGCCGCCCAAGGGAGGAAGATCATCAGCTTGGCCGTCGGCGAACCGGATTTTCCGACCCCGAAACATGTTCGTCAGGCAGCCAAAGACGCTCTGGATGAGGGATTTACCCGGTATACTCCGGTTCCGGGCATACCGGCTTTGCGCAAGACTGTCGCCGCCTATTTCGCCGGGATCAGCGGCCAGGACGAGCTGCCCACCGAGGCGATCATGGTCAGCAACGGGGGCAAACATGCCCTGTACAACCTGTTCCAGGTCCTGCTGAATCCCGGCGAGACAGTGCTCATCCCGGCCCCGTACTGGGTCAGTTATCCGCCTATGGTTTTGTTGGCCGAGGGTAAACCGGTGATCATCCCGTCCACCCCGGAAAAACGCTTTCTGATCACCACGGAGGACCTGGAACGTCATGCCTCGCCGTCTGCACGCATCCTGGTGCTCAACTCCCCCTCCAACCCCACCGGCTGCCATTACACCCAGGACGAGTTGGACACTCTGATCGGTTGGGCCATGGAGCGGGATATCTTCGTGATCTCGGATGAAATTTACGACCAGCTGGTTTATGCTCCGGCACGGCCCAGCAGCGCTGTTTCCTGGTGGGTCCGGTTTCCGGACAAGGTCGCGGTGGTCAACGGTCTGTCCAAATCCATGGCCATGACCGGATGGCGGATCGGCTACGTCCTGGCCCACCCGGATCTGGTCAAGGCCATGGTTCGCGTCCAAGGGCAAAGCACCTCCAATGTCTGCTCCATCACCCAGAAAGCAGCCCTGGCGGCCCTGACCGGCCCCATGGACAGCCTGCAGGAGATGCGCACCGCGTTTCAACGCCGCCGGGATCTGGCCCTGGAACGGATCACATCCTGGCCCGGCGTGGTCTGCCCGCGTCCGGACGGCGCATTCTACCTGTTCCCAAGGCTGGACGCCCTGTATACGCCGCAGCGAAATACGTCCGAGGCCTTGTGCACCCATGTCCTGGAGCAGGCCGGAGTGGCCCTGGTCCCTGGTGCGGCTTTTGGAGATGACCGCTGCGTCCGCTTCTCCTACGCCCTGGACGACCAGACCCTGGTCACCGCTCTGGATTTGGTCCAGGACGCCCTGCTGAACGACTGA
- a CDS encoding YggS family pyridoxal phosphate-dependent enzyme, whose protein sequence is MDDVGERYARTRQYVDELALRHGRTPNDVQIIAVSKYQPAAAVAAVAEKGQCDFGENYVQEALRKQHEVGRPDLRWHFLGRLQRNKVKYLPGHFSMFHALDDAKLALDLHKKFHAVNQTLEVLIQVNVGQEPQKGGVLPRELPGLVNQLEAMPSLLLRGLMTLPPFDVDVADKQRFFSALRNLRNAEQVRTGWSLPELSMGTTDDFPQAIAEGATMVRIGTRIFGDRPVHGS, encoded by the coding sequence ATGGATGACGTGGGTGAACGGTATGCGCGAACCCGGCAGTATGTGGATGAACTTGCGTTGCGGCATGGCCGCACGCCAAACGATGTCCAAATCATCGCGGTATCCAAGTACCAGCCGGCAGCGGCGGTTGCGGCGGTGGCCGAAAAGGGTCAGTGCGACTTTGGAGAGAATTACGTTCAGGAAGCGCTACGCAAGCAACATGAGGTTGGCCGACCTGACCTGCGCTGGCACTTCCTGGGCAGATTGCAACGCAACAAGGTCAAGTATCTACCGGGTCATTTCAGCATGTTTCATGCCTTGGATGACGCCAAGTTGGCGCTTGATTTGCATAAAAAGTTCCACGCAGTCAATCAAACCCTGGAAGTACTTATCCAGGTGAATGTTGGGCAGGAGCCGCAAAAAGGCGGGGTATTGCCGAGGGAGTTGCCGGGCTTGGTCAATCAGCTTGAGGCGATGCCTTCTCTACTCCTGCGGGGCCTGATGACCTTGCCTCCCTTTGACGTGGATGTGGCGGACAAGCAACGGTTTTTTTCCGCACTTCGCAATTTGCGAAATGCTGAGCAGGTCCGAACCGGATGGTCGTTGCCCGAGCTTTCCATGGGCACCACGGATGACTTTCCCCAGGCCATTGCCGAGGGGGCGACCATGGTGCGCATCGGGACCCGAATTTTCGGGGATCGCCCGGTGCACGGTTCATGA
- a CDS encoding motility protein A has protein sequence MDLATIIGVVLSFGLVISAIMMGSSLFVFVSIPSALIVLGGTLGATLVHYPLGHILGVAGVVKNCFFAQLPKPSETIGQFLEYANRARKEGILSLEPLLKEIDDPYLRKAMQLTVDGVEPQMIQDIMETEIAYLQERHETGADIFAAMGMYAPALGMIGTVIGLVQMLQSMDDPAAIGPAMAVALITTFYGAVLANLVFNPLSGKLRTRSKEEVLLRELALEGILSISRGENPRIIEEKLNGYLPPKMRTQSD, from the coding sequence ATGGATCTGGCGACGATCATCGGGGTAGTGCTTTCCTTTGGGCTGGTCATTTCCGCGATCATGATGGGCAGCAGCCTGTTCGTGTTCGTATCCATCCCTTCCGCATTGATCGTTCTCGGCGGCACCCTCGGGGCAACGCTGGTTCACTATCCCTTGGGACATATTCTTGGCGTGGCCGGTGTGGTCAAGAATTGTTTTTTTGCCCAGTTGCCCAAGCCGTCAGAGACCATCGGCCAATTTTTGGAGTACGCCAACCGGGCCCGCAAGGAGGGCATTCTCTCCCTGGAGCCCCTGCTCAAGGAAATCGACGACCCCTATCTGCGCAAAGCCATGCAGCTGACGGTGGACGGAGTGGAGCCGCAGATGATCCAGGACATCATGGAAACGGAGATCGCCTATCTCCAGGAACGCCATGAGACTGGGGCGGACATATTCGCGGCCATGGGCATGTACGCTCCGGCCCTGGGGATGATCGGCACGGTCATCGGCCTGGTGCAGATGCTGCAAAGCATGGACGATCCGGCAGCCATTGGACCGGCCATGGCCGTGGCGTTGATCACCACGTTCTACGGTGCCGTCCTGGCCAACCTGGTATTCAATCCGCTTTCCGGAAAATTGCGCACCCGGAGCAAGGAGGAGGTACTGCTCCGGGAGTTGGCTCTGGAAGGGATCTTGTCCATCTCTCGTGGTGAAAATCCAAGAATCATCGAGGAGAAACTCAACGGATACCTGCCTCCGAAAATGCGGACGCAATCGGACTGA
- a CDS encoding OmpA/MotB family protein has translation MAKKREKKQAPPQTPGWLLTFTGLMILIMAFFVYLVTNASLMDERRIRLAIGSLLGTFGMATAKPDVLGVREMVDTVHPGPIPPDHDLAALKDLLWDDIEEDLQFVSNRFVQIFSVNTAVLFEPGQTALSPEGRVFLEQVVPVLQTVASPVQIAGHTSILRDEFAADYQVEMQDEIPDPSWALSLFRTMSVYQFLLERGVPVDNLRMEGLGRFQPRGNPQTPEGRRANRRVEFILDRRAESWSPRLARPEVMVTPEQFIYRDFIFRFPDDPAPDPIRP, from the coding sequence ATGGCCAAAAAACGGGAAAAAAAGCAGGCACCGCCCCAAACTCCGGGGTGGCTGTTGACCTTTACAGGGTTGATGATCCTGATCATGGCGTTCTTTGTCTACCTGGTAACCAATGCGTCGTTGATGGATGAGCGGCGAATCCGCTTGGCCATCGGTTCGTTGCTCGGCACTTTTGGCATGGCAACGGCCAAGCCGGATGTTCTGGGGGTTCGGGAAATGGTGGACACCGTTCACCCCGGGCCGATCCCGCCGGACCACGACCTGGCCGCGCTCAAGGACCTGCTGTGGGACGATATCGAGGAGGACCTGCAGTTCGTCAGCAACCGGTTCGTTCAGATCTTTAGCGTCAACACGGCAGTTTTGTTCGAACCGGGACAGACCGCGCTTTCCCCCGAGGGGCGGGTGTTTCTGGAGCAGGTGGTCCCGGTGTTGCAGACCGTGGCTTCCCCGGTGCAGATTGCCGGGCACACCTCGATTTTGCGCGATGAGTTTGCAGCGGACTACCAGGTCGAGATGCAGGACGAGATTCCGGACCCATCCTGGGCGCTGTCCCTGTTCCGGACGATGAGTGTCTATCAATTCTTGCTGGAGCGAGGCGTTCCGGTGGACAATCTCCGGATGGAGGGGCTGGGACGCTTCCAGCCTCGCGGGAACCCCCAAACGCCCGAGGGACGCCGGGCCAACAGACGGGTGGAGTTCATCCTGGACCGGCGGGCCGAATCCTGGTCACCCCGTTTGGCCCGCCCAGAGGTCATGGTCACACCGGAGCAGTTCATCTACCGGGACTTCATCTTCAGGTTTCCGGATGATCCGGCTCCCGACCCGATTCGTCCTTAA
- a CDS encoding OmpA/MotB family protein, translating to MAKRKRKGGGSKVDPMGWLTTFSDLITLLLTFFVLLLSMSSMDRQVITEAMTLFGANLGVVSKQTAGRIPTKVEIVVELLERPWEFRDNEQRIRDLLFPDDVLPREIPRSTLDENLRLLERPEGVAILLTEDLLFPLGGYTLNDPAKRLLEILAPLVFFVPNVVNVSGHTDSLVGRTMDNDTLSALRALSVLEVLLAAGVPDAQLTVSAYAERMPVGDNRTPEGRALNRRVEILFKTAL from the coding sequence GTGGCCAAGCGAAAGAGAAAAGGCGGAGGGAGCAAGGTTGATCCCATGGGGTGGTTGACCACGTTCTCCGATTTGATCACCCTGCTCTTGACCTTTTTTGTCCTACTGTTGAGCATGTCCTCCATGGATCGACAGGTGATCACCGAGGCCATGACCCTTTTTGGAGCCAATCTGGGGGTTGTTTCCAAACAGACCGCCGGTCGCATTCCCACCAAGGTGGAAATTGTCGTGGAGTTGTTGGAACGCCCCTGGGAGTTTCGGGATAATGAGCAGCGTATCCGGGATTTATTGTTTCCGGACGATGTGTTGCCGCGGGAAATACCCCGTTCCACGCTGGACGAGAATCTTCGGCTATTGGAACGCCCGGAAGGGGTGGCCATTCTGCTCACCGAGGATCTGCTTTTTCCCTTGGGAGGCTACACGCTGAATGATCCCGCCAAGCGGCTTTTGGAAATTTTGGCGCCCTTGGTTTTCTTCGTTCCCAACGTTGTGAACGTCTCCGGGCACACGGACAGCCTGGTGGGCCGAACCATGGACAACGACACCCTGTCCGCTTTGCGGGCTTTGTCCGTACTGGAGGTCCTCCTGGCCGCCGGGGTTCCGGATGCCCAGCTGACCGTCTCGGCGTATGCGGAGCGCATGCCGGTGGGAGACAACCGAACACCTGAAGGGCGGGCCCTGAATCGACGGGTGGAAATTCTTTTTAAAACTGCATTGTAG
- a CDS encoding flagellar basal body-associated FliL family protein translates to MAKKDATPVEEEPKKGGKAKWIILLLVLLLLGGGGAAAYWFLMGPGVESGEQAQEQAAPGTGPPGTRTDFTPEIVRLDPFIVNLADPLGRRFLRMTLDVEVRDRAAVSEVQRSTSRIRDAVILLLAGKSFADLASMEGKITLKNEIVERLNQIVGGGRVTNVYFTEFVVQ, encoded by the coding sequence ATGGCAAAAAAGGACGCAACCCCGGTGGAGGAAGAACCGAAAAAGGGGGGCAAGGCGAAATGGATCATCCTGCTACTGGTTTTGTTGCTGCTGGGTGGTGGCGGGGCGGCCGCCTACTGGTTTTTGATGGGGCCGGGGGTCGAGTCCGGCGAGCAGGCTCAGGAGCAGGCAGCTCCAGGGACAGGACCGCCTGGAACCAGGACGGATTTTACCCCGGAAATCGTCAGGCTGGATCCCTTTATCGTCAATCTGGCCGACCCATTGGGCAGGCGGTTTCTGCGCATGACCCTGGATGTTGAGGTGCGGGATCGGGCCGCGGTGAGCGAAGTGCAGCGTTCCACCTCGCGCATCCGAGATGCCGTGATCCTGCTTTTGGCCGGGAAATCGTTTGCCGACTTGGCCAGCATGGAGGGCAAGATCACCCTGAAAAATGAGATCGTGGAGCGGCTGAACCAGATCGTTGGCGGCGGCAGGGTAACCAATGTGTACTTTACGGAATTCGTGGTCCAGTGA
- the fliM gene encoding flagellar motor switch protein FliM: protein MTKILSQDEVDSLLRGLTGGEIETEAAAAGDDSGIISFDLANQDRIIRGRMPVLEIVNDRFARLASSALANSMRKKVDVNPVSIDMSKFGDFMRSLPVPTSINIFKIDPLRGNAILVVDTRLVFALVENFFGGQGSQPKVEGRDFTPIEQSVIERVVKIFLASMEQAWTPVHDVHVELMRTEINPQFASIVPPSDVVIVISMEVELENAIGSLVFCLPYSTIEPIRSKLYASFQSERLEVDHAWLSRFKERLLEIPVELVVPLGRTAITGRQLLNLEIGDILLLDTDTEQSLEVKIQGVEKFFCLPGFVKANRAFQVVKEADVRY from the coding sequence ATGACCAAAATACTGTCGCAGGATGAAGTTGATTCGCTGTTGCGGGGATTGACCGGCGGAGAAATTGAGACCGAGGCCGCGGCAGCCGGGGACGACAGCGGTATCATCTCCTTTGATTTGGCCAACCAGGACCGGATCATTCGTGGACGGATGCCGGTCCTGGAGATTGTCAACGACCGGTTTGCCCGACTGGCCTCCAGTGCTCTGGCCAATTCCATGCGCAAGAAGGTCGATGTCAACCCGGTGTCCATTGACATGTCCAAATTCGGGGACTTCATGCGCTCTCTGCCCGTGCCCACCAGTATCAATATTTTCAAGATCGACCCCTTGCGCGGCAATGCCATTCTGGTGGTGGACACCAGGCTGGTTTTCGCCCTGGTGGAAAACTTTTTCGGAGGGCAGGGCAGTCAGCCCAAGGTTGAGGGACGCGACTTCACACCCATTGAACAGTCCGTGATCGAGCGGGTGGTGAAGATTTTTTTGGCCTCCATGGAGCAGGCCTGGACCCCGGTGCATGATGTGCATGTCGAACTCATGCGCACGGAGATCAATCCCCAGTTTGCCAGTATTGTTCCCCCCAGCGATGTGGTCATCGTGATTTCCATGGAAGTGGAACTGGAAAATGCCATTGGCTCCCTGGTCTTCTGCCTGCCGTACTCCACTATTGAGCCGATTCGCTCCAAGTTGTACGCCTCGTTTCAATCCGAACGTCTGGAAGTGGACCATGCCTGGCTTTCCCGATTCAAGGAACGGTTACTGGAAATTCCCGTGGAACTGGTGGTGCCCCTGGGGCGAACCGCCATCACCGGTCGCCAGCTTCTGAACCTGGAGATCGGGGATATTCTCCTGCTGGACACGGACACGGAGCAGTCGCTGGAGGTGAAGATTCAGGGGGTGGAAAAGTTCTTCTGCCTCCCCGGCTTCGTCAAGGCCAACAGGGCCTTTCAGGTGGTCAAGGAAGCGGATGTGCGCTACTGA
- the fliN gene encoding flagellar motor switch protein FliN, with the protein MSDEGMDQDKLAEEWAKALEEMDQGGEPEDPFEAATKAASQAGAANESQEGMADEWAKALAMEEENQLKKERQQKSFAAKTEEPKFKDLTSDAKTPKEKTKRDLDFILDIPLDVSAELGRTKLLINELLQLGQGSVVELNKLAGEPLEIYVNGKLVARGEAVVINEKFGVRLTDIISPIERVKQLA; encoded by the coding sequence ATGAGCGACGAGGGGATGGACCAGGACAAACTGGCTGAAGAATGGGCCAAGGCTCTGGAAGAGATGGATCAAGGGGGCGAACCGGAAGATCCTTTCGAGGCGGCGACCAAGGCCGCGAGCCAGGCCGGCGCGGCAAACGAGAGCCAGGAAGGCATGGCGGATGAATGGGCCAAGGCGCTGGCCATGGAAGAAGAAAACCAGCTGAAGAAAGAGCGGCAGCAGAAGTCCTTTGCCGCCAAGACCGAGGAACCCAAGTTCAAAGATTTGACGTCCGATGCCAAAACCCCCAAGGAGAAGACCAAGCGGGATCTGGACTTCATTCTGGATATTCCTCTGGATGTTTCCGCTGAACTGGGGCGGACCAAGCTGTTGATCAACGAGCTGCTGCAGCTGGGCCAGGGGTCCGTGGTGGAGCTGAACAAGCTGGCTGGTGAACCTCTGGAAATCTACGTCAACGGCAAGCTGGTGGCCCGGGGCGAGGCCGTGGTGATCAACGAAAAGTTCGGGGTGCGCTTGACGGATATCATCAGCCCCATCGAGAGGGTGAAGCAACTTGCCTGA
- the fliO gene encoding flagellar biosynthetic protein FliO, with the protein MPDPVDPNAAAPTWDFGFAALKMVGGLFLVLGLLFLLLYLLKRYGHKAGLTRQLSSDLKLVAQMALGPRKSVVVVRYLNKDMVLGVTDSSITLLTETRHDQHDTDFSTHLEHSRTKAG; encoded by the coding sequence TTGCCTGATCCAGTTGATCCGAATGCCGCCGCACCGACCTGGGATTTCGGGTTCGCCGCGCTGAAAATGGTTGGCGGGTTGTTCCTGGTTCTGGGGCTGCTGTTCCTGCTTCTGTATCTGCTCAAGCGCTATGGGCACAAGGCCGGACTGACCCGACAGCTGTCCTCGGACCTCAAGCTGGTGGCCCAGATGGCCCTTGGACCACGCAAAAGCGTGGTTGTGGTCCGGTATTTGAATAAAGACATGGTGCTGGGCGTGACGGATTCCTCCATCACGCTGCTCACGGAGACGCGCCATGACCAACACGACACGGATTTTTCGACGCACTTGGAGCATTCTCGGACCAAAGCCGGTTAA